In Thermodesulfobacteriota bacterium, the genomic stretch CGAGCTCCGGATGGGCGGCGCCAAGCTCGTAGTGTGCGCTCCAGACTACTCTCAGGTCACGAAGTACGCCGACAACTGGGTGCCCCTCAAGCCCGGCTCGGACTCCAACTTCTGGATGGGCATAAAGCACGTCATCCTTAAGGAGTTCTTCGTAGACAGGAAGGTGCCGTACTTCGAGGCCTACACCAGGCAGTTCACCGACCTCCCGATGCTCGTGAAGATCGAGAAGGGCAAGGACGGCTGGGAGCAGGGCAGGTTCCTCAGGGCGTGCGACCTCTCCGAATACGACGGCGAGGACAACCCCGAGTGGAAGTTCACCATGTGGGACGAGACCACCAACAAGGCGGTCGTCGTGAACGGCTCTATGGGCTACAGGTGGCCCAAGGACCACCACAGCCACGGCAAGTGGAACCTCCTCCTCCGTGAAGCCAAGACCCAGAAGAACATAAACCCCTCGCTCACGGTCCTCGACCACAAGGAGGACGCGATAGAGGTCAACTTCTACGAGGTCGACAAGCCCGAGAAGTACAAGAGGCAGGTGCCCGTAAGGTACGTGCAGACCAAGGAAGGCAAGGTCGCCGTCACCACGGTATTCGACCTGAAGGTCGCCCAGTGCGGCGTCGCCCGCAAGGGCCTTTCCGGCGACTACTGCAGGAACTACGACGACGAGAGGGGCTTCTCGCCGGCATGGCAGGAGAGGTACACCGGCATTGGCCGCGACACCATCATCCAGATAGCCAGGGAGTTCGCCTCCAACGCGGAAGTGACCAAGGGCCGCTCGATGATAATCACCGGGTCGAGCTACAACCACTGGTACCACTCGAACCTCCTCTACAGGACCGCGATGGACGCGCTCATGCTCTGCGGCTGCGTGGGAAGGAACGGCGGAGGCCTCCAGCACTACGTCGGCCAGGAGAAGCTCGCCCCATTCGACTCGTGGGGCCAGATAGCCCACTCGCTCGACTGGTACAGGCCGCCGAGGCTCATGAACAACCCGAGCTTCTGGTACATCAACACGACCATGTTCAAGTTCGACGGCGCGATAGCGGACTACCACAACGTCCCTGACAAGAACGCCCTCGAGTTCCAGCACACGGTCGACTACAACGTCAGGGCCGTAAGGCTCGGATGGATGCCCTGCTTCCCGCAGTTCAACAAGAGCTCCATAGCGATCTGCGAGGAGGCCCAGAGGGCGGGCGCGAAGTCCGACGCCGAGATAATCGACTACGTGGTGAAGCAGCTGAAGAGCGGCTCGCTCGAGTTCGCGATGCAGGACCCGGACGCGCCGGAGAACTGGCCGAGGGTATGGTTCATATGGAGGGCGAACGCGCTCGGCTCGTCCGCCAGGGGCCAGGAGTACTTCTTCAAGTACGTCCTCGGCACCCATAACAACCTCATCGCCGAAGAGGTCGCCAAGCCCCACGTGAAGGAGATGAAGTACAGGGAGTCCCCGCTCGGGAAGCTCGACCTCCTCGTCGACCTCAACATGCGTATGAACACCACTCCGACGTACTGCGACATAGTGCTCCCGACGGCGCACTGGTACGAGAAGGAGGACATAAACACCACGGAGCTCCACTCCTTCGTCCACCCGATGGGCGCGGCGGTCCCGCCGAACTGGGAGGCAAAGAGCGACTGGGAGGCCTTCAAGTTCCTCTCCAAGAAGTTCTCCGGGATAGCGAAGAAGCACTTCCAGAAGCCGGTCAAGGACATCATCATGTCCCCGCTCATGCACGACACTCCGGGCGAGATAGCGCAGCCCGCGCTTGGCGGCGTGAAGGACTGGAAGAAGGGCGAGTGCGAGATAATCCCTGGCAAGACCACCCAGAGCTTCACGGTCGTCGAGAGGGACTACGCCAACGTGGACAAGATGTACACGGCCGTAGGACCCCTCCAGAAGACCAAGTACGGCTTCCACGGCGTCATGCTCGATGGCAAGGAGCTCTACGAGGACTACCTCAACCAGGAGCACATCGAGAAGAAGGACGTGAACGGCCAGAAGCTCATCTCCCTCGAGACGGCAAAGGACGCCGCGAACTTCGTCCTCGCCTTCTCAGGCACCACGAACGGAGAGGTCTGCTTCAGGCAGTGGTGGGAGGAAGAGCACCACACCGGCCTCACCAAGGACGACTACCTCGAGGCTCGGAAACAGGCCAGGGCGGTCCATCCTGGAATCAAGTACCTCATACCGGACGAGAGGTGCCACGGTCTCGCGCACGAGATGGCCAGCGGAAACAGGAACGTCTCGATGACCTACGACGACATAGTGGCGCAGCCCAAGAGGTGGCTCACCAGCCCGCTCTGGACCGGCGACACGAGGCGCGGAAGGGCATACGGCACCTGGACCATCCAGACCGAGCAGCTCGTGCCCTGGAGGACGCTCACGGGACGTCAGCACTTCTACCTCGACCACCCGGTCTACCTGGACTTCGGCGAGGCCCTTTCAACCGCCAAGTACAGGCTGAACCCGGCCAAGATGAACGAGGTCGAGAAGTCCGACAGGACCGACGCGCTCCACCTGAACTACATCACCCCGCACAGCAAGTGGGCCATCCATTCGACCCACTATGACAACCTGAGGATGCTCACCCTGTCCAGGGGCGGAAACTCCATCTGGCTGAACGACAGGGACGCCGAGAGCGTGGGCATCAAGGACAACGACTGGGTCGAGGCCTACAACGACAACGGAGTCTATGTAAGCCGCGCGGTCGTCAGCGCCAGGATCCCCTCGGGCAGCTGCTTCGCCTACCATTCACAGGAAAGGACCGTGAACATACCCAAGGCGGAGCAGAGGAACAAGATCAGGGGCGGATTCCACAACTCGCTCACCAGGCAGAGGCTCAAGCCGCAGCTCCTGACCGGCGGTTACGGGCAGTTCTCCTACGGCTTCAACGCGTGGGGCCCGATCGTCGTCATCAGGGACACGACGGTCTTGGTGAGAAAAATGAGAAACCAGGAGGTGAAGTGGTAATATGGATCTCAGAGCGCAGCTTTCAATGAGCTTTCATATGGATAAATGTATCGGCTGCCACACCTGCAGCGTGTCCTGCAAGAACGTCTGGACATCGCGCAGGGGCGCCGAGTACATGTGGTGGAACAACGTCGAGACCAAGCCCGGCGCCGGCTACCCCCTCACCTGGGAAGACCAGGAGAGGTACAGGGGCGGCTGGGAGGTCTCGGGCGGCAACTTGAGGCTCAAGCTCCTCAAGGGCCCCGGCAAGATAAGGACGCTGGCGAACATATTCTTCCAGCCCAACCTGCCGACGATAGACGACTACTACGAGCCGTTCACCTATGACTATCAGAACCTCTTCAACGCGCCGGCCGGCGACGACCAGCCCGTTGCGAGGCCGAAGTCGCTTATCACCGGCGACTTCATGGAAAAGATAATCATGGGCCCGAACTGGGACGACGACATGGGCGGCTCGCCGCTCTACGCGGCGAACGACCCGAACCTCAAGGGGCTCTCGGAGTCGCAGAAGGAGATGCTCACCAAGTTCCACAAGCTCTTCTTCTTCTATCTCCCGAGGATATGCAACCACTGCCTCAACCCCGCTTGCGTGGCCTCCTGCCCGTCGGGCGCCATATACAAGAGGGGCGAGGACGGCATAGTCCTTATCGACCAGGACACCTGCCGCGCCTGGAGGTTCTGCGTGAGCGCCTGCCCGTACAAGAAGCCCTACTACAACTGGGCGAACGGGAAGAGCGAGAAGTGTATCTTCTGCTATCCGAGGACCGAGACCGGCCAGCCGAACGCCTGCGCGCACGCGTGCACCGGCAGGATCAGGTTCGTAGGCGTGCTCTTCTATGACGCCGACAGGATAGAGGAAGTCGCGAAGACCCCGGACGAGAGGCTCGTGGACGCGATGAGGGACATAATCCTCGACCCGAACGACCCGAGGGTCATTGAAGAGGCCAGGAAGCAGGGGATCGACGAGAACTGGCTGGTTGCGGCCCAGAACTCGCCGGCCTACAACCTCTTCAAGAAGTGGAGGATAGCGCTCCCGAACCATCCGGAGTTCAGGACGGTGCCGATGAACTTCTATCTGCCGCCGCTCTCCCCGGTCCTCCACAACGCGAAGGCCGACAACGGCGGCCTCTTCGACGCTGAATCCGTCGAGTTCTTCTATTCGATGGACAAGATGAGGGTGCCGGTAAGGTACCTCGCGAACCTCCTTTCCGCCGGCAACGAGCAGCTGGTCATCGAGTCGCTGAAGAAGCAGATGGCCGTAAGGCTCTGGGTGCGCCAGCAGAGGGTCGGAGACGTGGGCGACAGCGCAGCGAAGGCAGCCCTCTCATCCGTGGGCCTCACGCCCGAGGACGCGTTCGAGATCTATAAGCTCACCTCGCTTGGCACCTTCCAGGAGAGGTTCGTGATACCCGAGACACACCGCGAGACGCAGTCCACGGTCGACCCCAGGACCATGTACGAGAAGAGGGGCACGGTCGGCTTCGGCTCCAAGAAGCAGGAACTCGTATCGAGGCAGTGGTAAAGGAAACGATGGTAAAGGCGAAGCACCTGTATACGCATCTGGCCGGGCTGCTTGAGTATCCCGGTGAGGATATAAAGCTCAGGACCGAGGAGTGCATAAACGCGCTCGAAGGCCTTGAGCAGTATCCTCCCGAGGCGCTCGAGGAGATGAAGAAGTTCCAGAAGGACCTGGAGCACATCCCCCTGGACGACCTCCGGGGGGTGTACTCCTACACCTTCGAGCTCACGAGCGACTTCACGCTGGACATGGGATACCACATCTATGACGGCTTCAGGAGGTCAAGCAGCCTTGCCACCATCAAGAGCATGTACGCGCAGAACGGCTTCCCTCTCGACGATTTTTCGAAAGGCGAACTCCCCGACCACCTGCCGGTCATCCTCTACTTCCTCGGCTTCACGGAGAACGAGGATCTCGTAAAGGACTTCCGGGAGAGTTTCTTCATAAGGGCGATGGAGAAGCTGCAGAAGAACTTCGAGAAGAACAGGAAGAATCTCTACTGGCACCTCATCAATGCCGTCTACAGAATTATAGATAAAGACGTAAAAGGAGGCTAAGAATGGACAACGTCCTATTCGGCGTGATGCCGTACATCCTGTTGATGACGGCTATCGTCGGCGCAATCTGGAGATACAGAACCAACAAGTACTCGTGGTCTTCGCAGTCGTCGCAGTTCCTTGAGAACAAGACCCTCTTTTTCGGGTCGTTCCCCTGGCACTACGGCATAATAGTGGTGCTCCTCGGCCACATAATCGGGTTCTTCATCCCGAAGAGCATCCTGCTCTGGAACGCGGTGCCCTTGAGGCTCTACATACTCGAGCTCACGGCGCTCGCATTCGGCCTTCTCGCCCTTTTCGGCCTCCTCGCCCTCATCTACAGGAGGCTTACGAACAGCAGGGTAAAGGCCGTGACCTCCGGGTGGGACGTGCTGGTGCTCATCATCCTTCTCATCCAGGTCCTCACCGGCGTTGGCACCGCCATCTTCTACAGGTGGGGCTCCAACTGGTTCGCTTCATCGGCCGTGCCGTATCTCTGGTCGATAATCAAGCTGCAGCCCAATGTTGACTACATAGCGGGCCTGCCGCTCATCACCAAGGCGCACATATTCAACGCGCTTATCTTCTTCGCGCTGATTCCGTTCTCAAGGCTCGCGCACTTTGTGGTCATCAACCCCTACAAGTACCTCGTAAGGCCTTACCAGGTCGTAAGGTGGTACAGGAGGGGCGGTCAGACAGTGAACGTGGTGCAGTACAAGTAACACAGGGCGGGCGGGCAGAGATGCCCGCCCGCTTTTTTAGACGGCTGTGCAAGCACTTCTGTGATAATACTTTTTTTTCTGATGCGTTTTTTTGTTCTGAAATTCGATAAAGGAGAATCTGCATGTCGAAAATAACAAGATGGGAGCCGGAAAACGAACAATTCTGGCGAGAAACAGGCAGCAAGATTGGATGGACCACCTGCGGCATTACCACCTTCACCCTGGTATTTTCATTCGCTACCTGGTTCGTCATGAGCGCCGTTGTCGTCAGGCTTCCGAACATCGGCTTCAAGTTCACTCCCATGGAGCTCTTCTGGCTCGCGGCCATACCGGGTCTCGCCTCCGGTATCCTCAGGTTGATACACTCCTACTTCATCCCCATCCTGGGGACGAGGCCGGTCGTAAGCATAGCGACCATCATCAAGCTCATACCCATGGTCTGGCTCGGTTTCGCAGTGCAGGATACAAGCACGCCATGGAGCACCTTCATGATAATCGGCTTCCTGAGCGGCATGGGCGGCGGGGACTTCTCCTCCTACATGCCTTCAACAAGCATATTCTTCCCGAAGAGGCTCCAGGGCCTGTCAATGGGCATACAGGCCGGCATCGGAAACTTCGGCGTTAGTGTCGTCCAGTTCGTGACACCCTGGATAGTGGGCTTCTCCCTTGTCGGGGGCGCTTACGGCGCACCCCAGCTCTTCACGAAAATTGACATTATAAAGGACGTGGCGGTCACCAAGAACGAGTCAGGGGTTGTCACGGACATAGTCTACAAGAACCCGGCATTTGCCAGCGCGGTTCTCGTCACCAAGGACGATAACGGCCTGGTGAGCGACGTCTCAGTACAGGAGACAGCCGTAACCAAGAACATGCAGCTCGATATCAAGAGGAACGACGCGGGCGTCGTGACCGACCTGACCCTCAAGAGGGTAGTAAAGAAGGACATGTGGGTGCAGAACGCCGCGTTCTGGTACATACCCTTCCTCATCCTGTCCTTCATCCTGAGCGTCATATTCCTCAAGAGCATCGACCCGGCGGCGCTCGGTTTCAAGGGCGGCAACTTCAAAAAGCAGTTCGAAATACTCAGCACCAAGAACAGGGCGCTCACGCACACCTGGAACTGCACCATAACCTATATCGCGTCATTCGGTTCGTTCTCCGGTTATGCGGCAGCTTTTCCATTGATGATAAGGGTCATCTACGGCGGCTTTGACGGAGCGCCGGACCCGCTGAAGTTCGCGTTCCTCGGCCCGCTCATCGGTGGCCTTTCACGCACCTTTACCGGTTGGATGTTCGACAAGATCGGCGGAAGCAAGGGCATGCACTGGTGCCTGATCGGCCAGATACTGGGCTGCCTTGCCCTCATATTCGGCGGCTATCTTACCCCGACCGGGCTTGAGAAGTTCCCGGGCTTCGTCTATATAATGCTCTGGATATTCCTCATGACCGGCATAAACAACGCCGCTACTTTCAGGCAGTACCCGATAGTCTTCGCGTACTCGCCCGCAAAGGGCGCGCAGATGCTCGGCTGGACCGGCGCGTGGGCGGCCTTCGGCCCGTTCGTCTTCGCCTCGCTCGTCGGCATGTCCATAACCAAGACCGGCAGCGCCATCACCTTCTTCGCGGGTGCGGCCATCTTCTACCTCTACGCCTTCATCATCAACTG encodes the following:
- a CDS encoding MFS transporter yields the protein MSKITRWEPENEQFWRETGSKIGWTTCGITTFTLVFSFATWFVMSAVVVRLPNIGFKFTPMELFWLAAIPGLASGILRLIHSYFIPILGTRPVVSIATIIKLIPMVWLGFAVQDTSTPWSTFMIIGFLSGMGGGDFSSYMPSTSIFFPKRLQGLSMGIQAGIGNFGVSVVQFVTPWIVGFSLVGGAYGAPQLFTKIDIIKDVAVTKNESGVVTDIVYKNPAFASAVLVTKDDNGLVSDVSVQETAVTKNMQLDIKRNDAGVVTDLTLKRVVKKDMWVQNAAFWYIPFLILSFILSVIFLKSIDPAALGFKGGNFKKQFEILSTKNRALTHTWNCTITYIASFGSFSGYAAAFPLMIRVIYGGFDGAPDPLKFAFLGPLIGGLSRTFTGWMFDKIGGSKGMHWCLIGQILGCLALIFGGYLTPTGLEKFPGFVYIMLWIFLMTGINNAATFRQYPIVFAYSPAKGAQMLGWTGAWAAFGPFVFASLVGMSITKTGSAITFFAGAAIFYLYAFIINWYYYTRKGAERFDWGNKGTWWDTAKSTWTGGQ
- the narI gene encoding respiratory nitrate reductase subunit gamma, with translation MDNVLFGVMPYILLMTAIVGAIWRYRTNKYSWSSQSSQFLENKTLFFGSFPWHYGIIVVLLGHIIGFFIPKSILLWNAVPLRLYILELTALAFGLLALFGLLALIYRRLTNSRVKAVTSGWDVLVLIILLIQVLTGVGTAIFYRWGSNWFASSAVPYLWSIIKLQPNVDYIAGLPLITKAHIFNALIFFALIPFSRLAHFVVINPYKYLVRPYQVVRWYRRGGQTVNVVQYK
- a CDS encoding nitrate reductase subunit alpha, whose amino-acid sequence is MATWIQDEINPGKRGWEEYYRNRWQYDKTVRSTHGNNCTGGCSWMVYVKDGIITWELQAVDYPKLDQSIPPYEPRGCQRGISASWYVYSPVRIKYPYCRGVLLDAWKEARAKHSDPVDAWRSIVENAELHKKLKWSRGKGGFRRFDWDTAAEIIASAHIYTIKKYGPDRIIAFSPIPAMSQISYAAGARYNQLIGGVHLSFYDYYTDLPNAEPEVWGEQTDSCESADWYNTGYCVITGANPNMTRTADCHFVSELRMGGAKLVVCAPDYSQVTKYADNWVPLKPGSDSNFWMGIKHVILKEFFVDRKVPYFEAYTRQFTDLPMLVKIEKGKDGWEQGRFLRACDLSEYDGEDNPEWKFTMWDETTNKAVVVNGSMGYRWPKDHHSHGKWNLLLREAKTQKNINPSLTVLDHKEDAIEVNFYEVDKPEKYKRQVPVRYVQTKEGKVAVTTVFDLKVAQCGVARKGLSGDYCRNYDDERGFSPAWQERYTGIGRDTIIQIAREFASNAEVTKGRSMIITGSSYNHWYHSNLLYRTAMDALMLCGCVGRNGGGLQHYVGQEKLAPFDSWGQIAHSLDWYRPPRLMNNPSFWYINTTMFKFDGAIADYHNVPDKNALEFQHTVDYNVRAVRLGWMPCFPQFNKSSIAICEEAQRAGAKSDAEIIDYVVKQLKSGSLEFAMQDPDAPENWPRVWFIWRANALGSSARGQEYFFKYVLGTHNNLIAEEVAKPHVKEMKYRESPLGKLDLLVDLNMRMNTTPTYCDIVLPTAHWYEKEDINTTELHSFVHPMGAAVPPNWEAKSDWEAFKFLSKKFSGIAKKHFQKPVKDIIMSPLMHDTPGEIAQPALGGVKDWKKGECEIIPGKTTQSFTVVERDYANVDKMYTAVGPLQKTKYGFHGVMLDGKELYEDYLNQEHIEKKDVNGQKLISLETAKDAANFVLAFSGTTNGEVCFRQWWEEEHHTGLTKDDYLEARKQARAVHPGIKYLIPDERCHGLAHEMASGNRNVSMTYDDIVAQPKRWLTSPLWTGDTRRGRAYGTWTIQTEQLVPWRTLTGRQHFYLDHPVYLDFGEALSTAKYRLNPAKMNEVEKSDRTDALHLNYITPHSKWAIHSTHYDNLRMLTLSRGGNSIWLNDRDAESVGIKDNDWVEAYNDNGVYVSRAVVSARIPSGSCFAYHSQERTVNIPKAEQRNKIRGGFHNSLTRQRLKPQLLTGGYGQFSYGFNAWGPIVVIRDTTVLVRKMRNQEVKW
- the narH gene encoding nitrate reductase subunit beta gives rise to the protein MDLRAQLSMSFHMDKCIGCHTCSVSCKNVWTSRRGAEYMWWNNVETKPGAGYPLTWEDQERYRGGWEVSGGNLRLKLLKGPGKIRTLANIFFQPNLPTIDDYYEPFTYDYQNLFNAPAGDDQPVARPKSLITGDFMEKIIMGPNWDDDMGGSPLYAANDPNLKGLSESQKEMLTKFHKLFFFYLPRICNHCLNPACVASCPSGAIYKRGEDGIVLIDQDTCRAWRFCVSACPYKKPYYNWANGKSEKCIFCYPRTETGQPNACAHACTGRIRFVGVLFYDADRIEEVAKTPDERLVDAMRDIILDPNDPRVIEEARKQGIDENWLVAAQNSPAYNLFKKWRIALPNHPEFRTVPMNFYLPPLSPVLHNAKADNGGLFDAESVEFFYSMDKMRVPVRYLANLLSAGNEQLVIESLKKQMAVRLWVRQQRVGDVGDSAAKAALSSVGLTPEDAFEIYKLTSLGTFQERFVIPETHRETQSTVDPRTMYEKRGTVGFGSKKQELVSRQW